The following proteins come from a genomic window of Gopherus flavomarginatus isolate rGopFla2 chromosome 22, rGopFla2.mat.asm, whole genome shotgun sequence:
- the DNAJC8 gene encoding dnaJ homolog subfamily C member 8, which produces MAAPGERGAGATAEEAFLTFYSEVKQIEKRDSVLTPKNQIERLTRPGSSYFNLNPFEVLQMDPDVTDEEIKKRFRQLSILVHPDKNQDDAERAQKAFEAVDKAYKLLLDQEQKKRALDVIQAGKEYVEHTVKEKKKSLKKEGKPTNVEEDDPEVFKQAVYKQTMKLFAELEIKRKEREAKEMHERKRQREEEIEAQEKAKREREWQKNFEESRDGRVDSWRNFQANTKGKKEKKNRTFLRPPKVKMEQRE; this is translated from the exons ATGGCGGCTCCGGGGGAGCGCGGGGCGGGGGCCACCGCCGAGGAGGCGTTTCTCACCTTCTACAGCGAG gtgaagcagaTCGAAAAGCGTGACTCTGTTTTAACGCCAAAAAACCAGATTGAGAGACTGACCCGACCTGGATCCTCCTATTTCAACCTGAATCCATTTGAA GTACTACAGATGGATCCTGATGTCACAGATGAAGAAATAAAGAAGAGATTCCGGCAG TTATCCATATTGGTACATCCTGACAAAAATCAAGATGATGCTGAAAGAGCCCAGAAGGCATTTGAAG ctgtggacaaagcataCAAGTTGCTACTGGACCAGGAGCAAAAGAAGAGGGCCTTGGATGTGATACAGGCAGGGAAAGAATATGTGGAACATACT gtgaaagaaaaaaagaagtcgTTAAAGAAGGAAGGAAAGCCAACCAACGTAGAGGAGGATGATCCGGAAGTA TTCAAACAGGCTGtatacaaacaaacaatgaaGCTCTTTGCTGaactggaaattaaaaggaaagagagagaggctaaaGAGATGCATGAAAG GAAGCGACAGAGAGAGGAGGAAATCGAGGCTCAAGAGAAAGCCAAGCGAGAGCGAGAATGGCAGAAGAACTTTGAG GAGAGTCGAGATGGCCGTGTAGACAGCTGGAGAAACTTCCAGGCAAAtacaaaagggaagaaagaaaaaaaaaacaggacctTCCTGAGACCTCCCAAAGTAAAAATGGAGCAGCGCGAATGA